The Populus trichocarpa isolate Nisqually-1 chromosome 2, P.trichocarpa_v4.1, whole genome shotgun sequence genome has a window encoding:
- the LOC7471984 gene encoding bet1-like SNARE 1-1 isoform X2, giving the protein MHWDVRNNRAALFDGIEEGGIRASSSYSSHEIDEQDNERALEGLEDRVSLLKRLSGDINEEVDSHNLMLDRMGNDMDSSRGVLSGTMDRFKMVFETKSSRRMLTLVASFVVIFLIIYYLTR; this is encoded by the exons ATGCATTG GGATGTTCGTAACAATAGGGCTGCTCTTTTTGATGGCATTGAGGAGGGTGGCATCAGAGCTTCATCCTCATACTCCTCCCATGAGATTGATGAGCAAGATAATGAAAGAGCTTTGGAAGGGTTGGAGGATAGAGTCAGTCTGCTGAAGAGA CTGTCAGGAGATATAAACGAAGAGGTGGACAGCCATAATCTTATGCTAGACAGAATG GGCAATGATATGGATTCTTCCAGGGGAGTGCTGTCAGGAACCATGGATCGCTTTAAGATG GTATTTGAAACCAAATCAAGCCGTAGAATGCTTACACTCGTGGCGTCATTTGTGGTCATATTCCTAATTATATACTATCTCACTAGGTAA
- the LOC7471984 gene encoding bet1-like SNARE 1-1 isoform X1 codes for MNSRRDVRNNRAALFDGIEEGGIRASSSYSSHEIDEQDNERALEGLEDRVSLLKRLSGDINEEVDSHNLMLDRMGNDMDSSRGVLSGTMDRFKMVFETKSSRRMLTLVASFVVIFLIIYYLTR; via the exons ATGAATTCGCGGAG GGATGTTCGTAACAATAGGGCTGCTCTTTTTGATGGCATTGAGGAGGGTGGCATCAGAGCTTCATCCTCATACTCCTCCCATGAGATTGATGAGCAAGATAATGAAAGAGCTTTGGAAGGGTTGGAGGATAGAGTCAGTCTGCTGAAGAGA CTGTCAGGAGATATAAACGAAGAGGTGGACAGCCATAATCTTATGCTAGACAGAATG GGCAATGATATGGATTCTTCCAGGGGAGTGCTGTCAGGAACCATGGATCGCTTTAAGATG GTATTTGAAACCAAATCAAGCCGTAGAATGCTTACACTCGTGGCGTCATTTGTGGTCATATTCCTAATTATATACTATCTCACTAGGTAA
- the LOC7471983 gene encoding deoxyhypusine hydroxylase, with product MGSLDTTTPTGSRSNMEQFLCERLVDQTQPIHERFRALFSLRNLKGPGPRNALIHATRDSSSLLAHEAAFALGQMQDAEAIPALEAALNDLSLHPIVRHEASEALGAIGLESNVPFLKNSLTNDPAQEVRETCELALKRIEEMNSTSNVDGSSVAEKSPFMSVDPAAPASFCSSVDELRGVLLDEKRSMYERYGALFALRNHGGDEAVSAIVDSLAASSALLKHEVAYVLGQLQNKVASAALCRILRDANEHPMVRHEAAEALGSIADEQSVALLEEFSKDHEPLVAQSCEVALSMLEFERSGKSFEYLFMQDPLVQA from the exons ATGGGTTCCTTGGACACAACCACCCCAACAGGATCCCGGTCCAACATGGAGCAATTTCTTTGTGAACGGTTGGTCGACCAGACCCAGCCTATCCACGAGCGCTTTAGAGCTCTCTTCTCTCTCCGTAACCTCAAAGGCCCTGGACCCCGCAACGCCCTCATTCACg CAACAAGGGATTCTTCAAGTTTGCTGGCCCACGAGGCTGCCTTTGCGTTGGGTCAAATGCAAGATGCTGAAGCTATCCCTGCTCTGGAAGCAGCTCTAAATGATCTTTCTTTGCATCCTATTGTCCGCCATGAG GCTTCTGAAGCTCTTGGTGCAATTGGCTTAGAGAGTAATGTTCCTTTTTTGAAGAATAGTTTGACTAATGATCCGGCTCAGGAGGTTAGGGAAACTTGTGAACTGGCTCTCAAGCGAATTGAGGAAATGAATTCTACAAGCAATGTTGATGGATCATCAGTAGCAGAAAAATCACCCTTTATGTCTGTTGACCCAGCTGCACCAGCTTCGTTTTGCTCTTCTGTTGATGAGCTGAG GGGAGTTCTTCTGGATGAAAAAAGAAGCATGTATGAGCGCTACGGTGCTCTTTTTGCACTTCGGAATCATGGTGGGGATGAAGCTGTTTCTGCTATAGTTGATTCTTTGGCTGCAAGTAGTGCATTGCTCAAGCATGAG GTTGCTTATGTTTTGGGCCAATTGCAAAACAAAGTTGCTTCCGCTGCGCTTTGTAGAATACTTAGAGATGCAAATGAACATCCAATGGTCAGACATGAGGCTGCCGAAGCTCTTGGTTCCATTGCAG ATGAGCAAAGTGTTGCACTTCTTGAGGAATTTTCAAAGGATCATGAGCCTCTGGTTGCGCAAAGCTGTGAAGTTGCTCTGAGCATGCTAGAATTTGAAAGATCAGGAAAATCATTTGAG TACCTCTTCATGCAAGACCCTCTCGTACAAGCTTAA
- the LOC7471984 gene encoding bet1-like SNARE 1-1 isoform X3: MNSRRDVRNNRAALFDGIEEGGIRASSSYSSHEIDEQDNERALEGLEDRVSLLKRLSGDINEEVDSHNLMLDRMGNDMDSSRGVLSGTMDRFKMVILLRWI; the protein is encoded by the exons ATGAATTCGCGGAG GGATGTTCGTAACAATAGGGCTGCTCTTTTTGATGGCATTGAGGAGGGTGGCATCAGAGCTTCATCCTCATACTCCTCCCATGAGATTGATGAGCAAGATAATGAAAGAGCTTTGGAAGGGTTGGAGGATAGAGTCAGTCTGCTGAAGAGA CTGTCAGGAGATATAAACGAAGAGGTGGACAGCCATAATCTTATGCTAGACAGAATG GGCAATGATATGGATTCTTCCAGGGGAGTGCTGTCAGGAACCATGGATCGCTTTAAGATG GTAATATTGCTACGATGGATTTGA